TTGTATTTGATCAGAGATAGGATGACCCAAGATCCATCCCCTCCTTGCTGGTGCCTTCATTCTCAACATCTCCAATTATATGCCTTCGCTCTCAACAtccccaattacttgaaatAAGAAAGATAACATTTCCAGATCCTCGCTTACCCTTGCAGCCATGCGTGACTCAGTTATTCTTTTTGCTTCAGCAAGAACCTGAGAAAAAGAAGGGCATATGAACCTGGAAATAATATATCCTGAATACATAACCAAAAAGTCAAAAAAAGGGTCCTTCTCAGAAATGTGTCAACCTGTTGTTATTAGTAACAAAGTGAAATACAGACCTCGGCATCTTTTCGCTCTTGCTGTTTTGTTTGTGAAAGGACCATAGATAGTGCACGTTTACGATCGACCTCTTGCGAAACATTGTATGGTTCCTATACGAAGAATAAATATTGAATCttagaaaatcaaagaaaatttGATGGAAAAcatcaaatataatttattgattGCAGTCAACTggaaagaaataataattataagtaaaaATTATCAATACCCAAAAAATTGTTAACACATCATTACTACATTCCTTTGAAAAGTCAACTAATTGATCAAACACACCTTAATAAGAGGATGTGCTGATACATCACCCGGAGATGGAGCTCTAGCTAGTAGTATTGCTCGAGAAACTATATAGAAAATGTCATAGTCATCAAGAATAATCAAGATAATTCTCAAATGATTTGCCTTGAATGTTGATCAAACAATAGGACCAAAAAAAGGGCATAAAGATACTTAACCTATAAGCAGAATAATAGTTAAAATAGATAAGGAAAAAATAATACCACTATAATATCGATCCTTCAATTCTTCCACAGTCCGTGATGACGGGAATCTGTCAGCTATGATAATGAAGCGAAGATCAAATCTCTCACACAAGTCAAACAATTGATCCGTCTCTTTCTTGGTCCACATCTAACAGAGGCAAAATGTAAGAGATAAAGACAATAAAATTGACAACAGAACGTTACAATCAGCATATAATTCTTCCTTTTCATACTTTACCAGAATGGTTAAAGGCAACCTTACAATTTAGCAGCAACAAAAAGTTATAAAGAAGCAACCATAAGTTGATACCTACAGGATCAGTCAAGTGCTTCTCATACTCTTCATCTGTATACCTGACAATATCAACAGACTGCACCATACCAAATAAACTAGAATATTCAATTTCACTAAAGAAGGGGAGTGAATAAGAAGAACCgtataaaattttcttatagCGTAATGTCAATGACGATGAAGGCAAACTCATGGCATACCTTGTTATACTTAGCAAAGGAATAGTCGCCTGTTGGTGAAACACCATTTACAACTCTGACCTGCAAATATAAATGAAGCAGGCTTTTAAAACactcagagaaaaaaaaaatggatatTTAACAACTTCAGCAGTTAGAAAACCCACCCAGTGGTAAAGCTGAAGATTATCTTTACGAGCGGAATTTGTAAAAGGAAGCCACTGCCATGTGATCTGAAATGAAAACTTTCAAAATTTGTAAGAAGTATATGCTAGTTATATATTTGAACCATAGAAAAATTATACCATAAACTTAAAAATGGCAACGTTACATTACCAACTCATAGTACGAGGACGTCATAAAGGAAAATGGATGCAGAACCTACTTTGACAGACCCTCGCATTAAGCACACATATGGATTGCATAAAAGTAGGAATGAATTGAGTTCCATGCAGTTATTTTATCAGTTTTAAGTAATGAACTCAGTTCCATCTAATGCGGTTATCTAATTAAAGAAAGCTTTTTTCAACAATGTGTTCATGATACTTGCAACTTTTTCCCCTTACAGGATAGGACTACTTGCAAGGTAACTGCTTAGAGGACTATATTAGCTCAACCTTAACCACATCACACCTCAAATGCTAACTTCTTGCACAGCgcctaaaaaaattgaaaaaaaaaaaactgaaacatagaACCAACATGACAGACCTTCTCGTCTGATGGGGGTCGTCGTTTCAATTGAGTAGTATCAATTGACGGCATAAGAGGTGCCAAACCTCCAGTAAGTGCATAAACCTGAAATTCCACAAAATTACAACAGAAATTCACTTGATTGAAGGGGCAAAACAGGGAGtcatacacatgcatacatatacATACCTCGCGGGAAATGCCATCGGGTTTTCTCTGGGAGTCCTTCTTGGGTTGGGATTTCTTTTCTTGCGTTATTGGCAAAGGAGTTTTGGGCAATCCTAGAATGTCCTTGGCGTCCATAGCCAATCCTAAAGAAACTTTAGGGTTTTTTGTTTCTATCCTTTTTGTGTAGTCAGATTCGCGAGCATTTCCAACACACGGCACATGAGGAACTCAATTAGGGTTTCAGCGTCTGTAAATTAGTTTCAGAACATCAGGATTGAGGAATTAGGGTTTATGATCGATCGAAACTCGAAAAAGCACGCAATTTTGGAGTGAAATTAGGTATAGTTTTCGAGCGCGAAAGTGGAAGTCGGAGGAATGGAAGTGAAGGTTTGGGTCACAAACGGGTGAGTCACAAGTCATAGACGATTTGTGGGCTCAGTTGAGCCAGAAGATCAACCCACTAATCTGGCCAATATGGGCTTCATAAAATGGTATACATGGGCTTTTTACTGGTCACTGCGACTCTAGTATAATCAATGAATGAAAAAGCCGAactatatttcttttatttttttttttaatttcatttactAAACTATTAGTGAATTCGTAATCATAGCACCAAGTAAAGAGGAAAGATTAGGCAGCACTCTCTATATGTATTGCCAATTTCAATTTCAACAAACTATGATAAAGAAAAAGGTCATGATATTTTGATCCTGGGAAAGTTAGGTTAAGTACGAAAACAATAACAACTCAAAACGAGGGATGGAGCCTAATTTAGGCCAATTTAAGGTTCTTATTACTTGGGGAAGATTTCCTGAATTGCATAAATATGGTTTGGTGAAATCCCATTTCCTAGTTTGACGTATTTTTCATGATAATCAATCTAAACGGCACAGTAAATGGGCCTCATGACTTAGTTTTTCCAGAATACACAAGCCCAGTTTTGGTTGAAGTTCTCTGGAAAAAAGCACAAAGATTTCTTGTACCAATGAAGCAAGGAAATGAAAATCTTGAGGTTGCCCACCGCTTCTTGACCGCAGTGAGTAAGGAAGGATATTAGATGACCAACTACTCACTCGAAAAAACTTAAATGGCACGAATTGCATGGAGAGATTTCACGTCTTTGCTGTTTCTGATgccaaatttatatattaatcatCTTCACAATTGGCATGAACAAGCTACTTACTGTtttgtaatatataaattaattcatgTGGGTATATATATACAAGTCGTGTTTCTGTGAAGAGCTAGTAATTTCAAGTACTTGGAGATGGCTTCGTTGCTGTTATTGTTGGAGGCTCTAGTGAGATGCAGGAAGGATGATACTCTTCCAAGGCCGGAAAAGAAGGGCAGAAATTTCAAGACTACTGAGCAAAGCATCACAAGCACACAACAAAGTAGCACTGAGCAGCAAGCCCATGTATCGAGTTTTGGGAGCCGAGGTGAGGATGTAAGGACCTGGAAGCTTGCCAAGTTTTGCAACTGGCCTTAGCAACAAGTTGTTCTTCCACAGCTCCATCTTTTTCAATTCAACTGTGCATAACTGTACGACTGCTTGCATTTACACTTTGTTTTAAGACCCAACATATTTACACAGGAAATATTTATTTGTCTTTAtgataaatttgatatgaaatggGAAACCAATGGTCAAATAAGCTTTTTTAGTCATTTTATTAAGAAAACTGCTAATAGTTACTGTTTTGTGGTCACTTTTATTTGTCAATTGAGTTGCCattttatatatactattttacatgtaatatataattttgccttggaattctaactgcttaaaatttataataatatttggcTTTCTTAATTTCCATTTCTTACTTTCCCTTAATCCAAACACGTTAAAATCACATAAACTAGTTTAAATCGTGCGCCCAAGTTTGAACACTAATTGGCAGAGAGTATTAAACGTAAGCAATGACTGCATCGCTTATTCATTTCtagaaacaataaaatattaaatccaACAATAAAATCCCACTAACTCATAAATTCCTTTGCCAAAAGTCTCCCAACCAAGAAATAAGATCCTTCGGCtgctaatatttttctaatctcCTGTTTAGTGGTTATTACATCTCCCACTCTACACATCAAAGATTGCTAGTCAATACTCTGTTctaaaattagtttaaatttcaaaagatttgtagtagttgaaaattttatactcattgaaaattttatttatgagaattTTTTACTGTTACagttttgatatttaaatctaatattaaatctgactgttatgattttattatattatctcaagatttttataatagCTTATAACGgtctttttatactataaatagTCTCTATCTTTACAAAAAATGCACTCCCAGTTTTCTACTTTATTCTTACTCTTTTCTATATTTTCTGTTGatttataaattagagataaattcttgTTGTTTTGattctgaaaattaaatttcagaatgaTCTGTTGAATCCTGggggattacaaaataaatctttAAGGACAATGTCCAACAcgattcattttattatttttatcatattttttcaaCAATTTTAAAGATTTATAAACTTTATATAAATGAAACCAAACGTTGTCACTGTCTCTACTTCTGCACTGTCTGCTTCCAATGACATTGTCACTGCCTCTACTTTGCTCTGCTTCCTGCCGTCGCACTTTCTGCTACTGTAAATGGTGGGTCTCTTCTGCCTTCTATTCCATACGCCAAATCTTTTCCTGACATCTCCAAAATTGAAGATACAAACAGGATGGAATTTAAAACTGCAAAAGGTAAAGAGCTGGCTATAAGAGAAACCTTGTACAAAGAAAAGTGCATAAATCAAATAACAGGTACGAAAATAATAAACCTGATTACAAACCTAAGTTTAATAATCTcacctttaaaaagaaaaggacaTTATTTTGTATGTTGTAAGCTGAGTCATTATGCACCTCAGTGTAGGAATAAAGTGATAAATGGCAATCCTCTTAAATCAAAAGTGAATTTAGTTGAAGGAGATGATATTATTACTGTGAtcatttctcaaacttttcttgtAGCTAATGTGCAAGAATGGGTAGTAGACTCTAGTGCTACTAGGTATATCTGTACAAACAGAAATACATTTACCTCCTACACTACAGTGGGTGAAAGAGAAATACCTTTAAGTTTTTCTGAAActattaaatcttttaaaactCCTTTTTGgaaaaaagcaattaaaactgAAATTGATTTTATTACTCAAAATCGTACCTGGGCTTTAGTAGACTTGCCTCCGGAAACTAAACCTATTGGTTGTAAATGAATTTTCAAAAGGAAATATAATCCAGATGGGTCAATTGAAAAGTACAAAGTAAGACCAGTAGCAAAAGGTTTTTctcaaaaacaaaatataaattattttgacaTTTTTGCTCATGTAGCTAGAATTTCTTCTATTAAAGTATTAATTGTTTTAGCTTCTATATATAAACTTGTTATTCATCAAATGAATATTAAAACAACTTTTTTAAATGGATACTTAGAAGAAGAAATTTATATGGTACAACCTGATGGTTGTATTATTTCTTATCAAGAAAACAAAGTTTGTAAACTTCTTAAATCCCTATGTGGTTTAAAATAAGCCTTCAAACAGTGGCACGAGAAATTTGACCAAGTTTTGTTGTATGATAATTTTACCTCCGTTGAATGATGATTTTACCTCTGTTGAAATTGATAAGTGTGTATATACAAAACTTATAAATAATGAAtctgtaattatttatttatatgtggatgatatactTATTTTTTGTACGAGTTACGATGTAGTTTGTAAATCAAAAGTTTTCCTTGCCTCTAAATTAGATATGAAAGATATGGGAGAAGCAAATGTGATTTTGGGAGTTagaatcataaggaagaatgatAGTCTAATGCTATCACAAGAGTATTATGTTGAGAAGTTTCTAAAGAGTTTGGATATTTTAATGTCAAATCAGTGAGTACTCCTTATGATCCTAACtgtcaattaaagaaaaatagaggtGACTCTGTTGCTCAATCTGAATATGCACAGATCATTGGGAGTCTGttgcatttaatgaatttttcatgatcttatatAGCTTATGTTGTATGTAGATTGAGTAGGCATACATATAATCACAATGATAATCATTGGGCTGCATTAGTTAgactaatgaaatattttagagGTATCATGAACTATGGTATCTTATATAGTAAATTTCCTATTGTATTAGAAGGATACAGTGATGCTAACTGGATTTCAAATTCAGATGAGATAAAATCCACTAGTGGTTATATATTCACTCTAAGAGGTGGTGCAATTACATGGAAATCAACAAAACAAAATATCATTGTTAAATCCACTATGGGGTCAAAGTTTATTGCTCTAGAATTAGCTGAAACTGAAGCTGAGTGGCTATAAAACTTTTTAGCAAATATTCCGTTAGGAATAAAACCAATACCATCTACATTAATGCGTTGTGATTGCCAAGCGGCAATAGGtattgcaaagaataaaactttcaatgataataatatacatATTCGTCTAAGACATAATGTTATTAAGCAGCTGTTGAAAGATGAAACTATTTCcattgattatgtgaagtcagaAATGAATTTGCCCGATCCTCTGACTAAACCTTTAGGGAGAAAACTAATAGATGAAACATCGAGGGAAATGGGACTTGAgccaatttgaaattaacagtGATAGAAACCCAACCTTTGTGATTAGAGATCCcataaaaaatattcatatgggtaataacaaGTCACTTGTTAGTTCTTTAGCACTATATATCCCTTCCAATGGTGTGAGAAATGTTAAACTGCATTAATGAGAGGATGAGATGAAAGCTCTTAGTGATATTCATATCCCTTATGAGTGGTGTATAAATTGCAGTATACACTTGATGATATCACTTATATAAGTGTGGAGTGGAGCCGCTTCTATGAGATTGTGGCATAATCTTTAGAGTATTTATGAACTACCAGGTGCGCACATGGCTTATTAGTGCAAAACAGCGTTGACAACAAGATCTGTGGagtgttatgagattgatgggatattggcatacaaaaaagagtttttggTTCATAGAAATAAAAGTTTCACCAATTATTCTGTATGTTAAGTCTTATTAATCTAAGTCTGGTTCATAGTTCAAAAGACACCAGATTCAAAACATATacactaaatttctaaatttagtaatgaaaaatcttttgaaatatgtgggggattgttataaaattagtttagatttcaaaagatttgtggttgttgaagattttatgatcgttgaatattttatttgtgagattttttgcgtgttgcaggtttgatatttaaatctaatattaaatctgatcgttatgattttattatattatctcaaaatttttataaccgCTTATAATAGTCATTTTTTTCTACTATAAATAGCATTCATCTTTACAAAGAATTGCATTACCAGTTTTCtacttttttttatctttttttttttatattttttgctgggttataaattaaaactaaattcttattattctgattttgaaaattaaattttagaaaaatctgCATAATTCTGtggattacaaaataaatttttaaaaataatattaacacgatttttattatttttatcctattttttaaatatattaaaattgcaaatttttttttgtttgaatataattatattaccCCACGAAACCACCAAATTTGATGTGACCATATATAATTTATTGCACAAAAAATGATCATGAGTGCAAGGATGCCCATTTAATCTGGAATACGGCAGCAGCACACAAGTAACTTGTGCAATTGAAACTTCTTGCTttggttttgttttgttttgtattCCAGGctttaaatcatttatttaacaTTAATTTGGGTCATTGTATTGAATTGTTAACATTCACCAATATTGATTGTGTCCAATAAAGAGTCGTGCCAATTAGTGCTTCAGTCTTCCAGCGTCAATCCCATCACTGTTTACATTCTATGGATTTTTTATTCaccatttttcaaattaaaattttttaaatgggtCTATTTCATCATGTATCTAATGAgcgaattatataaaaaataatgcaTCAAAAATTACAAATTCATGGATTATACTTAATAAGTTGGTATCAAATGGTTGATGTGTTATATTCATATATCTTTATACATAAGATTGTTTTCAATTAAATAAGTGTAGTGTtagctaattttaattttgaaatgttCACACACTTGATGAGTCACTTAAACTACTTCAAAAATCATAATCCTAATTACATTAATATCACATTAGCTGCTGCTGTAGAAACCAAATATTTTCCTCATTCCACAAACTCTCCAATGACTCTCCACCATTTACTATATTGCTCTGCATCTCCATCTCTATCCACCTATCTGATTCTCCTTCTGGGTATAAACCCGACACATTTTGTACACTTGTGGGATTTTGATACTCGGTCACGTCTGACACTGGAGAAACCTGGGTGTCTAAGGACTCCAACGAGGATCCTGATGGCTCTGGCATCACCAACTCAATCATGGGGTTGTTTATTTCTCCAGTTTCATTGCTTATAGGGACACCATTGTGGTTGATGCTACTGTAGTTGGAGTGACCCGTGGAAGATCCAGATGCTGCTTGAATTCGCTCTACTAAGCGAGGCATCCAAATATAGCGCATGGCGTCTCTGAATTGTTTACTATTAACATCGCATTTCAGTTGCTTTGCTTGCTTCTGGACTCTAGTTCTCCAGTAGTTCTTGATTTCATTGTCTGTTCTGCCCGGCAAATACTGTGCTATTTTCGACCACCTTTAAAGTTCCAAGGAAGAGCGAAAAATCAGATAAGGCGAAGAAAGAAGAGCCGGTAATCTACTAAATCTCAATAAATACAGAGTTAGCTGGTAAAAGAAAACACGTAATTAAATACCTATTGCCCCAGCGAGAATGGAGTTCAAGAATCAAAAGCTGTTCTTGGAGAGTTATGTTTCCACGACGAACATCCGGCCGCAAGTAGTTTAACCATCTTAATCTACAGCTTTTACCAGTCCGTTTCAATCCTGTGCAGTCATGATCCACAGATTCaggattaaaaagaaaaaagaactaTAGAAACTTTAAAGCCATAGATTGCTACTCATGTATGTATAGTGTGTGAAGAAAAAGGCAAAAAGGTGAAAGATGGTCACCTGCACAGCGAGCAGCGGCGTTCCAGCCTCCTTCGCCATGGATGGCAACGTACTCTGCAAGTATGGCGTCCTCTTCCACAGTCCATGGACCTTTCCTTATATCAGCATCCTCTTCATTCTGGTAAGTTGCACAACCATAATTTCTCACTTGAGCACCCATTTCTCCAATCAATATGGatacacagagagagagagagattgatACGAGAGTGGGAATTACAGATTTCGGTAAAGGAAGACAGAGAAGATTAGGTTTTGGATTTAAGCTTGGAGacagatagatagatagataagAGAAGTTTGcgtgtcatatatatatatatagctcgTAGCTAGTGAGGTAAAGATGGCAACAAGAAGACTATGACCATACAAAGTAAACGTGTGGAGGCATGCCTATTGCCTAAGTACAGATTAActctatatttaaatataaaagtataatgatgggttcattttaaaatttgggGTTTGACTCTTTGACTTTTCAACTCTCTGAAACACGCACACTGGAACAGGCAAATCAAGTCGAAGCAGATGTTGAGTGGGTTGCTTTTCCATGATCCGTCTAAGactaaaataagatttttagtATTAAGTTAATGAGTTTGTAAATCTTAGAATGTTTTGAAGCAtgtgaagatgatgatgatggaggAAAGGCTTCATAGCAGGCTAGAtagtattatataaaatttctccGACCACTAGCAACCCTCTCGTGCTTTAATTTAttacttctttttcattttcctgGCCAGGCCTTAGTCACCATGCACCAATGGCATTGTTCCTCCATTCTCACAACTTGGACCAAAACCCATGTCCTCTTCctcatcaaataaaatattcttttttttttttcttttctgcttTCAAAATGGATAAATatgccaagaaaaaaaaatacatgttTTTGCTGTGGACGGTTTTAGGCCTAATGCAATAAGAAAATACCATTTAATGGACTTACATTCGTTAAAATATTATcactaaaaaaaatacatttattaatttaattcatgggagattaaaatatttcaacgtATGAACACATACTTAATAttagaaaaaggaaagaaatttaatttatatttcttatagtttttgaaattttggtgtatgttattgatgtctTGTCCCTTTGAATTTCAAGCAGACATATAGTCTAATTTTTCGCCTAATTTGTTTAACCTAGAGGTTAGGTGAGCAAAGTATAGTTGAGAATTTTACTATAGGAAACTCAATTAGCAAGCTAGTTAATTGGTATTACCCAATAGGGATGAAATGCttatttcataaattaattaaaaaattattgtttcataaattaattaaaaagtcagagattaaaattttattagaagcttcatttgaaaaaaataaaaaaataaaaaaaacttaggTAGCTTATTGATATGTCTGAAATAAAATTGTATTATAATTAGTTaatctccaaaaaaaaaaaatgagatggTTATTGTCTATAGTAAACACTCTGACGTTtaacttaataaattttaaaaaatgacgAGTGTAGTGAAATACTTTAAACTCAACAGCAGTCgtgtaaaaaatatatacttttataTTTGTATTCATCTgctttatattgtaaaaaggtGGATGGAGTTGATtgttaaattttctaaaaatctgATTAGTATCAACTAATAGATAAGGAATCTTGCGATTATAGATGTAATAGGAATCTATTGGATTATATTCTCTAATGGTAATCTTTTGTGAAGTCTCACCATATAATTGAGAATGCGAGTTTTTGACGGAGATCTGAAACCTGCTGCGtctagattttttttatcaatgagATCGAATATCATCTCATCAAACTCTTATCACATAATTATGTTTTTCAGTTCCGCCTCATAATTTACCTCGGGTGTATTATTTCACTAATGTTATTACGAAGAATGAAATATAAATGAACCAAGTTAAAAAGAGAACCTACAGAACTTCTGTGTGTCTGCCTGAAATTCATGCCCATATATCACTTGTGTTGAATTTCCCGATAAGCAACGCTCTGAGTGCCGCTCCAAATGTTGCACACCTCATCTTTCTCACTATACATGacataatattaatttctaTGACTTTCATACTTTTCTCCTCTTA
The sequence above is a segment of the Manihot esculenta cultivar AM560-2 chromosome 5, M.esculenta_v8, whole genome shotgun sequence genome. Coding sequences within it:
- the LOC110616262 gene encoding SWR1-complex protein 4 isoform X1, whose product is MDAKDILGLPKTPLPITQEKKSQPKKDSQRKPDGISREVYALTGGLAPLMPSIDTTQLKRRPPSDEKITWQWLPFTNSARKDNLQLYHWVRVVNGVSPTGDYSFAKYNKSVDIVRYTDEEYEKHLTDPMWTKKETDQLFDLCERFDLRFIIIADRFPSSRTVEELKDRYYSVSRAILLARAPSPGDVSAHPLIKEPYNVSQEVDRKRALSMVLSQTKQQERKDAEVLAEAKRITESRMAARGVEESTLHVAPNAGPEIAETANVDGTVSPSSNVQLASAAVAPSTSVTAENASTLASLRMLRVYLRTYALEQMVQAASSTAGLRTIKRVEQILQDLGVNLKPRVPTKAVCAEHLELRKEILTLLNLQKQLQYKEAEGSSFRDGSYTEMPGTPKRSHRDQDGIFIPDSMSFGGERAGRRDQKRKGPGRLSDAPASPAAHKRPRKLKASDL
- the LOC110616262 gene encoding SWR1-complex protein 4 isoform X3 encodes the protein MDAKDILGLPKTPLPITQEKKSQPKKDSQRKPDGISREVYALTGGLAPLMPSIDTTQLKRRPPSDEKITWQWLPFTNSARKDNLQLYHWVRVVNGVSPTGDYSFAKYNKSVDIVRYTDEEYEKHLTDPMWTKKETDQLFDLCERFDLRFIIIADRFPSSRTVEELKDRYYSVSRAILLARAPSPGDVSAHPLIKEPYNVSQEVDRKRALSMVLSQTKQQERKDAEVLAEAKRITESRMAARGVEESTLHVAPNAGPEIAETANVDGTVSPSSNVQLASAAVAPSTSVTAENASTLASLRMVNLKPRVPTKAVCAEHLELRKEILTLLNLQKQLQYKEAEGSSFRDGSYTEMPGTPKRSHRDQDGIFIPDSMSFGGERAGRRDQKRKGPGRLSDAPASPAAHKRPRKLKASDL
- the LOC110616262 gene encoding SWR1-complex protein 4 isoform X2: MDAKDILGLPKTPLPITQEKKSQPKKDSQRKPDGISREVYALTGGLAPLMPSIDTTQLKRRPPSDEKITWQWLPFTNSARKDNLQLYHWVRVVNGVSPTGDYSFAKYNKSVDIVRYTDEEYEKHLTDPMWTKKETDQLFDLCERFDLRFIIIADRFPSSRTVEELKDRYYSVSRAILLARAPSPGDVSAHPLIKEPYNVSQEVDRKRALSMVLSQTKQQERKDAEVLAEAKRITESRMAARGVEESTLHVAPNAGPEIAETANVDGTVSPSSNVQLASAAVAPSTSVTAENASTLASLRMLRVYLRTYALEQMVQAASSTAGLRTIKRVEQILQDLGVNLKPRVPTKAVCAEHLELRKEILTLLNLQKQLQYKEAEGSSFRDGSYTEMPGTPKDGIFIPDSMSFGGERAGRRDQKRKGPGRLSDAPASPAAHKRPRKLKASDL
- the LOC110615106 gene encoding transcription factor MYB78, translating into MGAQVRNYGCATYQNEEDADIRKGPWTVEEDAILAEYVAIHGEGGWNAAARCAGLKRTGKSCRLRWLNYLRPDVRRGNITLQEQLLILELHSRWGNRWSKIAQYLPGRTDNEIKNYWRTRVQKQAKQLKCDVNSKQFRDAMRYIWMPRLVERIQAASGSSTGHSNYSSINHNGVPISNETGEINNPMIELVMPEPSGSSLESLDTQVSPVSDVTEYQNPTSVQNVSGLYPEGESDRWIEMEMQSNIVNGGESLESLWNEENIWFLQQQLM